TGCAAAAGCGGGAAAAGAAAACTATGCCGTTCCCGCATTTAATTTTTTTACGTTTTCAAATCTTGCGGGCATAGCGCAGGCGGCAAAAAACAAATGCAGTCCCGTCATCGCTATGGCGACCGTAAGCGGCACGAAGATTATGGGAGAAAAGGCGAGCGTAAAAATGTGCGAAGGTGTCAGCGAAGATTACGGAATCGATATGGTAGTACACCTTGATCACTGCCGCGATTACGATATGATCCGCCGCTGTATAGACGACGGCTTTACGTCCGTTATGATCGATGCGTCTTCGAAAAGCTACGACGAAAATGTCGACCTTACTTCACGCGTCGTCGAATACGCCGCAAAGTACGGCGTGACGGTTGAAGCGGAACTCGGAAATGTCGGCGGTAAAGAAGACGATATCGAAGTCGATGATATGTCGACTTTGTTTACGCAGCCGGAAGAAGCCGTTCGCTTTGTCCGCGATACGCATGTCGACTGTCTTGCCGTTGCGGCAGGCACGGTACACGGGTTTTATAAAACCGAACCCAAAATCGATTTTGCGCGCATCGCAAAGATTCATACGCTGATTCCCGACACCCCGCTTGTACTGCACGGCGGTACGGGTGTATCATACGAAGATTTACGAAAGGCGATCGCCTGCGGCATACGTAAAATCAATGTCGGAACCGAATTCCGCGTACACGGCATTTCCGATACCGTAAAAAACGAATACGCAAAATCGCCCGATGTCGATCCCCGAAACGTTTGCCGCTCGGTGATTGAAAGCTGTGCCGTTATTGCGGAAGAGCTGATCGACGTCGTCGGAAGCGCAGGCAAGGCTGACTGAAAAGAAATGCCGCAAGTGCCTGTAAAAGTTTCGCCGCCTTTCGCTTCGGACAATAATTTCGAATTTAATAAAAATGAAATTCGATCCGTATAATAATTTTTTAATGATATTTTTTTTAGGAGCTGCAAAATGAAATCCGGAAAAGTGCTCGTGGTTTGTTTGAATCCGACATTTGAACTCACGGTCGTACTCGATTCTTTTTATGAAAACGAAGTGAACCGTACCGCAAATTATTTTACGCTTCCTTCGGGTAAGGGAGTGAACGTCGCTCGCGTTTTGACGCAGCTCGGAACCGAAGCGCACGTACTGACACACCTCGGCGGAAGCCGTGCCGATGAATTTCTCGATCTTTGTAAAGCGGAAAATATCATACTCGAATCTTTTCCGTCAACGAGTCCCGTGCGCACGTGTATCAATATCGTCAACGGCGAAAAAAAGACGAGTACGGAAATCGTGCAGGAACCGCCCGCCGTCGAAAAAGGCGCCGGAAAACGCGCGTTCGATTTATTCGATTCGCTTATCGGACAATTCGATGCGCTCGTTATCACCGGCACGCGCGCCCAAGGCTATGAAGCCGATCTCTATTCCCGCATGACAGGGAGGGCAAAAGAGCTGGGAAAGCTTGTCGTACTCGACTTAAAGGGAGAAGATTTACGGCGCTCGCTCCTTTCGCGTCCCGATGTCATTAAGCCGAACCTTTCCGAGCTTGTGGCAACCGTGGAAAAGGGCCGCGTCGTTTTCGAAAATGAAAATTCCGATGCTCTCCGTGAAACCGTTCGTGCCGTTACAAAAAAAATATTCGACGATTACGGGACGAAAAGCGTCATAAGCCGAGGCAAATTCGATACGTGGGTGTACGACGGAAATGATTTTTCGGCCGTTCCGAACAAAGACGCGCCCGTCGTCAATACGATAGGCTGCGGAGACGCGCTTACCGCCGGCATGATGCACAGCCTGCTTGCGGGAAAATCGCTTTCCGATGCGGTGCGCTTCGGTATGGATTGTGCTCTCAAAAACGCGCAGTCGATCCGTCTCGGATTACGGTAACGGCAAATAAAAAATAGAGGCTCCGAACGACAACGCCACCCGGAGCCTCTACCGTCCAACATAGTTGGACATCGGAGAGAGTTTATCAGCTTATTTACAAGCTTGCTTAAAATATACTATAGTGATGGCGTAATGTCAAGTATTTTTTTACATTTTTTTCGGAAAATTAAATTGATCGATATCGCCGTTTTTGCGGTTTTTGCGGTCGTTACGGTATATGCATTTTCATACGCGTACAGCGGCGGTATGGCTCGAAAAGAACTTCTCGTGCATACTCCGCGCGGTACTTTTGCGTACGATATGTCGAAAGACAGAATTATCGATATTGAAGGCGCGATCGGTACGTCGCGCATCGAAATTTCAGGCGGTACCGCCCGTTTTCTCGATTCTCCGTGTCCGAATAAAACCTGCGTGCAGTCCATGCCGATAAGCGAAACCGGCGAATGGTCGGCCTGTCTTCCGAATCAAGTGTTTTTGCGGATAGAAGGCGGCAGAGCGTCGTCCGTCGATGCGACGGTACGCTAGACGGAAAAATGCGTTTATCGCTTTTTAATAATTTCATGCTGCGAAGCGTTCCGTTTTCGTCGTTTTATAAACATTGATTATGTGTGCGGAAAATGATAGGATAAAAAACTGTCGAGGATATGATTGATATGAAGCTTAAAGGTATATTATTAAAATTAAAAGAAAAATTTTTCCGGATCGATTTTCACGCTGCGTTTGAAAAGCTTCAATCGAACGGCAAACTGCTTTTGATGACCGTCATCGCAACATTTGTCGTGATGTCGCTTGCATGCCTCGCCGTCTTTGCCGTAAACGTAAAAGGCCCCGAACAAGTGCTCGTTCCCGATGTTACGGGAAAAAAACTGACTGCAGCGCTTATCGAAATGCAGGCGAAAAAATTGTATCCCGAAATCCAGCTGCGCTATTCGGAAACGCCGGGCGACGAAGGGACGATTCTCGAACAGAATCCTTCGGGCGGGGCAATCAGAAAGGGTTTCAGCCACATTTCGCTTGTCGTGAGCCGCGGTGTCGTCATCGATCACGTGGAAAATTATATCGGAGAAAATATCGATGCGGTACGCATGAAACTGCAGACGCTCTTTGCGGGATCGGCAAAGCCGCTCATCGTCATCGCTTCTCCGCAGTACAAGGCCGACACTGCCGAAGCCGGTACGATCCTTGAACAGGATCCGCCCGAAGGTACGAGCATAACCGACCCCGTAACGGTGCACTTCGTCGTCAGCCGCGGACCGAATTTCGAAAACACGAGAGTTCCCGATTTGATCGGCAATTCCGTAAGCGATGTGCTCCAACAGATGGCGCGTACCCGTCTCGTCTTCGATTTTACGTCGCATGAAGCGGAGCCGGGCGAAAACGCGGGAACGGTCGTGCACGAACAGACTTTTGCGGAAGAACTCGTTCCGAACTATACGCACGTCGCCGTCGAATTCGCATTTCCGCGGCAGGCTTCGGGCGGCAACGTGTACGGTATATTCGAAGGCGTACTGCCGGATTATCCGTTCTCCGTACAGGTAAAGCTCACGGCGGAACCGGAAGACGGAGACGCCTATACGATTGTGACTTTTTTTCATCCGGGAGGTGCCGTTACGATCCCGTACGCCGTTCCGAAAGGTACGGATCTTGTGCTTTCGGTCGTATCGTCTACCGGAGAAAAAGATCACAAGCGAATCACCGTCAGATAAGTTAATGATTAATTCGTGAGGATATGGCAATGGGTAAGCCGCTGGTCTGTTTGACACTCACGTCTTTGACGCTCGAAGAGAATGCGGCGCTCGTGCGGAAGTATAACCGCTATATCGATGTCGCAGAGCTCCGCGTCGATTTTCTCGCTCCGGATGAACAGCTTTCGGTGCGCCGCTTCCCGGCAATGGTCAACGTCCCGTGCATATTGACGATCCGGCGCACTGCCGACGGCGGACGATTTGCGAGCAACGAAATGTCGCGGACGATGCTTTTCGGCCGCGCGCTCGCGTTTGCCGATCAAGATCCGCAAAAGAATTTCGCATACGTCGATTTCGAGCAAGATTTCCGCGTTCCGAGTTTGCAGGACGCATGCCTCGCGTTCGGTGTTCGCATCATCAGAAGCTGCCACGACATGGAAAAGCC
This Treponema socranskii subsp. buccale DNA region includes the following protein-coding sequences:
- a CDS encoding NusG domain II-containing protein, giving the protein MSSIFLHFFRKIKLIDIAVFAVFAVVTVYAFSYAYSGGMARKELLVHTPRGTFAYDMSKDRIIDIEGAIGTSRIEISGGTARFLDSPCPNKTCVQSMPISETGEWSACLPNQVFLRIEGGRASSVDATVR
- a CDS encoding class II fructose-bisphosphate aldolase, with the protein product MALVTMKYELAKAGKENYAVPAFNFFTFSNLAGIAQAAKNKCSPVIAMATVSGTKIMGEKASVKMCEGVSEDYGIDMVVHLDHCRDYDMIRRCIDDGFTSVMIDASSKSYDENVDLTSRVVEYAAKYGVTVEAELGNVGGKEDDIEVDDMSTLFTQPEEAVRFVRDTHVDCLAVAAGTVHGFYKTEPKIDFARIAKIHTLIPDTPLVLHGGTGVSYEDLRKAIACGIRKINVGTEFRVHGISDTVKNEYAKSPDVDPRNVCRSVIESCAVIAEELIDVVGSAGKAD
- a CDS encoding PASTA domain-containing protein gives rise to the protein MKLKGILLKLKEKFFRIDFHAAFEKLQSNGKLLLMTVIATFVVMSLACLAVFAVNVKGPEQVLVPDVTGKKLTAALIEMQAKKLYPEIQLRYSETPGDEGTILEQNPSGGAIRKGFSHISLVVSRGVVIDHVENYIGENIDAVRMKLQTLFAGSAKPLIVIASPQYKADTAEAGTILEQDPPEGTSITDPVTVHFVVSRGPNFENTRVPDLIGNSVSDVLQQMARTRLVFDFTSHEAEPGENAGTVVHEQTFAEELVPNYTHVAVEFAFPRQASGGNVYGIFEGVLPDYPFSVQVKLTAEPEDGDAYTIVTFFHPGGAVTIPYAVPKGTDLVLSVVSSTGEKDHKRITVR
- a CDS encoding 1-phosphofructokinase family hexose kinase, whose product is MKSGKVLVVCLNPTFELTVVLDSFYENEVNRTANYFTLPSGKGVNVARVLTQLGTEAHVLTHLGGSRADEFLDLCKAENIILESFPSTSPVRTCINIVNGEKKTSTEIVQEPPAVEKGAGKRAFDLFDSLIGQFDALVITGTRAQGYEADLYSRMTGRAKELGKLVVLDLKGEDLRRSLLSRPDVIKPNLSELVATVEKGRVVFENENSDALRETVRAVTKKIFDDYGTKSVISRGKFDTWVYDGNDFSAVPNKDAPVVNTIGCGDALTAGMMHSLLAGKSLSDAVRFGMDCALKNAQSIRLGLR